A window from Schistosoma haematobium chromosome 1, whole genome shotgun sequence encodes these proteins:
- a CDS encoding hypothetical protein (EggNog:ENOG410VKM6~COG:S) translates to MECSYNVGDRESQLNCYRNEEIQRGVAWNQIMQLLFIYTILLLWFIHITQQVTINRRLYPQQIQFSSIPEQFIEETESVQDIKEGEHETTHRSKRLIDNQQLLTTYRNPFASLLKRKRHSKSTDSRLSIRKDFITNNDSKCGLMCHLLCRPARKALIRCESYEYRIIKALLKTKMVGITMIVIQCQAPTNDSKNDSKDQFYERLQSIVAMCAGKDLNILMAGLNVKFGVDNTEYPDIMERH, encoded by the exons atggaatgctcgtacaatgtgggagaccgtgAGAGTCAGTTAAATTGttacagaaatgaggagatacaacgtGGAGttgcttggaatca AATAAtgcaattattatttatatatacgaTTCTATTATTATGGTTTATACATATTACTCAACAAGTAACTATTAATCGTAGATTATATCCACAACAAATACAATTTTCATCCATACCTGAACAATTTATTGAAGAAACTGAAAGTGTACAAGACATAAAAGAAGGTGAACACGAAACAACACATCGTTCTAAACGTTTAATAGATAATCAACAATTATTAACAACATATCGTAATCCATTTGCATCATTATTAAAACGTAAACGTCATTCTAAATCAACTGATTCACGTTTATCTATAAGAAAAGATTTTATTACTAATAATGATTCAAAATGTGGTTTAATGTGTCATTTATTATGTCGTCCCG CACGTAAAGCACTCATAAGATGTGAATCTTATGAATatagaatcatcaaagcattattgaaaaccaagaTGGTAGGAATCACAATGATTGTTATCCAATGTCAGGCACCAACTAATGATAGCAAAAACGACagtaaagatcagttctatgagaggctacAATCAATCGTAGCCATGTGTGCAGGGAAGGACCTGAACATCCTGATGGCAGGCCTGAACGTTAAATTCGGTGTGGATAACACTGAGTATCCAGATATCATGGAACGACACTGA